The sequence below is a genomic window from Pseudomonas cannabina.
AGAGCGGCGTCCGGGCTACGTATCGCCCAGCTTTGCCACCATCGCCGGCTTCAATGCCAACGGCGCGATGCCGCACTATCGCGCAACTGAAACCGAGTATGCACGGATCGAGGGTGACGGATTGTTACTCATCGATTCGGGCGGGCAGTATCTCGGCGGTACGACCGATATTACCCGCATGGTAGCGATCGGAACGCCCAGCGCTGAACAGAAGCAGGATTGTGCGCGAGTGCTCAAGGGGCTCATCGCCTTGTCTCGCACCCATTTTCCGAAAGGCATTCTCTCGCCGCTGCTGGATGCCATTGCACGCGCTCCCTTGTGGACGGAAGGTGTCAATTACGGGCATGGCACCGGGCACGGCGTCGGTTATTTTCTGAATGTGCATGAAGGGCCGCAGGTGATTGCCTATCAGGCACCGGCAACGCCGCAGACGGCGATGCTGCCGGGAATGATCACCTCCATCGAGCCCGGGACCTATCGACCGGGTCGTTGGGGCGTGCGGATCGAGAACCTGGTGATCAATCAGGAGGCGGGGAGTACCGAGTTCGGAGATTTTCTGCGTTTCGAGACCCTGACCCTGTGCCCGATCGACACTCGCTGCATCGAGATCTCGATGCTGAACGACGAGGAGCGTCACTGGCTGAACAGCTATCACGCTCACGTCAGGGCCCGGTTGAGCCCGTTGCTTCGCGGCGAAGCATTGCTCTGGCTGCAGGCCCGCACCGTGGCGGTCTAGAGAAGCTTTTCCATCGCTGCAGGGGACTTAGTCCTGAGGCGATGGATCGACCAGGGCAGGGCGTTTTTTACAGACGATGATCATGCTGCGACTGGTGTAGCCTGCCGGATTGAGCCCGAACGGATAATCTTCGGGCTCCTCTGCAACATCGCCGGATTTGGCGATGACCTTGAACGCTTTCGACGTACAGGCGTTGGCCGCCAGGTCATAGCATTTCGCCCACGACGATGAGAGCCCCGAGCAGTTGATATGAATCCCGCGCTTGCCTTGAATGACCGGTTTGGATGTCGCCGCACAGCCAGCCATAACAAGCATGGCCAATACGATAAAAATGAATTTCATTCCTGTCCTTAGAAGATCAATAGGTGCTGCGGGCCACCACAGTGAGTGAAACGCATGCCGAGGGGACCTTTACGCAAAAATCTTAAACAGACGAATCAAGTGGTTAACATGGCCCAAGCGCGTGACAAATGCTAGTGCCATGTTGCGTCACCCTGTCAGGCTGGATTCAATCGGCCGGAACCAGTTGAGGTTTTTCCTGTGCCGAGGTGAGCGTCGCACCGATGGAGGCGATGATGATCGCGCCAATTGCCAGCCACTGTGTCAATGACAAGTTCTCGTGCAGAAAGATCAATCCCGACAACGCTGCGAAGACCGGCTCCAGGCTTGCAAGTGTGCCGAACGTGCGCGCCGGCATGCGGGTCAGCGCGACCATCTCCAGACTGTAGGGGAGGGCGGTCGACAGGATGGCCACGCCCAGCGCGGCGGGAATCAGTGTAATGTCCAGCAACGCTGAACCCGCGTGGACCATGCCGACAGGTCCGATGAAAATCGCCGCAATGATGACCCCGAGCGCCGCGGTCTGCACGCCGTTGTCTGCCCCCGCTTTGTGTCCGAACATAATATAGATGGCCCAGCACACACCAGCGCCCAATGCGTAGCTGGCACCGAGCAGGTCGATTGATGCGCTGGAGTGCCCCAGCGGGATCAATAACAGCAGGCCGATGACTGCGAGCGTAACCCACAGGAAGTCAACGGGCTTGCGCGAGGACAGCAGGGCAACCGTCAGCGGGCCGGTGAATTCAAGCGCCACGGCAATGCCCAGCGGGACGGTCTGCAGTGACATATAGAAAAGGAGGTTCATGCTGCCGAGGGCGATGCCGTATATCACGACAGTGCGCAACGACTTTGCGGTCAGGCGTGCGCGCCATGGGCGCAGTACGATCAGCAGAATCAGGCTGGCGAATACCAGCCGCAATGTGGTGGTGCCTTGCGCGCCCACCACAGGGAAAAGTGTCTTGGCCAGCGATGCACCGCTCTGGATGGATGCCATGGCGATAATCAGCAGTCCCAAGGGGAAGAGCGCGGAAGCAATGTTGAGGGGTTTGTCAGGCATTTCGGTTATTTGTCCCGGGTGATCTGTAAGCATGATGATCATGCATGATGCGGAATATATTCGGCTTGAGCAATATACTGCGCAGTCATCGGTGTTCTTCTATATAGGTAATCACAGATCAGCCGATTTCAGGGTTTTTGAAATTAACGGTTGACGCCTTCTGTGATGTGTCTATAATTCGCCCACTTCCGGCGCAGACGGAAACGAAAAAGTCTTGTAGATCAATGGTTTACAATAGTTTGGAGTGGCAGGTCAGCGAGGAAGGAGGTCGAGTCTGGAGTGATCGACAGCGGTGAGAAAAAAGAGTTTGACACGCGGTTGTAAAGCTGTAGAATTCGCCTCCCGCTGACGAGCAACCTGGGGTTG
It includes:
- the rhtA gene encoding threonine/homoserine exporter RhtA; this encodes MPDKPLNIASALFPLGLLIIAMASIQSGASLAKTLFPVVGAQGTTTLRLVFASLILLIVLRPWRARLTAKSLRTVVIYGIALGSMNLLFYMSLQTVPLGIAVALEFTGPLTVALLSSRKPVDFLWVTLAVIGLLLLIPLGHSSASIDLLGASYALGAGVCWAIYIMFGHKAGADNGVQTAALGVIIAAIFIGPVGMVHAGSALLDITLIPAALGVAILSTALPYSLEMVALTRMPARTFGTLASLEPVFAALSGLIFLHENLSLTQWLAIGAIIIASIGATLTSAQEKPQLVPAD